One segment of Alligator mississippiensis isolate rAllMis1 chromosome 13, rAllMis1, whole genome shotgun sequence DNA contains the following:
- the LOC102570460 gene encoding uncharacterized protein LOC102570460 isoform X1, which translates to MDPEAGRGRSSHVASAPGEPPAAMEPAESRDSADLPLPNLTPRHQELIPTPCGPIKPWSELSFPVKIYFCVTILSLLSVIGLTIETLVRQRDEDFTISLIQLIGVVFCVYYVTRGILQENRQELIVFVLSILLVMFRSIVNFMVLADEQKPKLLARFILILLVGAFDVICAVILIQSQSMMAFRVGGALESLQSQYFMLNLCFSMLTFDLQAQLCLCVLLLTSLHGITLAHSIILATGVLWACLKVTIGIIAILKELKPLVWIFLSQNLPEVAYLIYLLYTVIREWGSGSSYALEAAVITGSCISLAIKSVLFWALFHVYHSFGQGLRERMFSSYGRIDS; encoded by the exons ATGGACCCGGAAGCGGGGCGCGGCCGGTCCAGCCATGTAGCGTCCGCCCCGGGGGAGCCTCCCGCGGCCATGGAGCCGGCCGAGAGCAG GGATAGTGCAGACCTCCCGCTGCCAAATTTAACACCTAGGCATCAAGAACTGATTCCCACCCCCTGCGGCCCT ATAAAGCCTTGGTCAGAATTGTCCTTCCCGGTCAAGATCTACTTCTGTGTGACTATCCTGTCTTTGTTGAGTGTAATAGGACTAACCATAGAGACCCTTGTTCGACAGAGAGATGAAGATTTCACCATTTCTCTTATACAGTTAATTGGAGTTG TGTTTTGTGTGTACTACGTGACCAGAGGGATCCTGCAGGAGAATCGCCAGGAGCTCATTGTCTTCGTTCTCTCCATCTTGCTGGTGATGTTTCGATCCATTGTAAACTTCATGGTTCTCGCTGATGAACAAAAGCCAAAGCTCCTG GCCCGCTTCATTCTGATCCTTTTGGTTGGAGCCTTTGATGTCATCTGTGCCGTCATCCTCATTCAGAGTCAAAGTATGATGGCCTTCCGGGTGGGTGGAGCTCTGGAAAGTCTCCAGTCACAGTATTTTATGTTGAACCTTTGCTTTTCGATGTTGACCTTTGATCTTCAGGCACAG CTCTGCTTGTGTGTTCTGCTGCTGACAAGTCTGCATGGAATTACCCTCGCACATAGCATCATCCTAGCAACTGGGGTCCTCTGGGCTTGCCTGAAAGTAACCATTGGCATCATTGCA ATCTTAAAAGAGTTAAAACCTTTGGTCTGGATTTTTCTGAGTCAGAACTTACCGGAAGTGGCTTATCTCATCTACCTGCTCTATACG GTGATTAGAGAGTGGGGCTCGGGCAGTTCCTACGCGCTGGAAGCCGCTGTTATCACTGGCTCTTGCATCTCTCTGGCAATAAAATCTGTCCTATTTTGGGCATTGTTCCATGTCTACCACAGctttgggcaggggctgagaGAAAGAA TGTTTTCTTCCTATGGAAGGATTGATTCCTGA
- the LOC102570460 gene encoding uncharacterized protein LOC102570460 isoform X2: MDPEAGRGRSSHVASAPGEPPAAMEPAESRDSADLPLPNLTPRHQELIPTPCGPIKPWSELSFPVKIYFCVTILSLLSVIGLTIETLVRQRDEDFTISLIQLIGVVFCVYYVTRGILQENRQELIVFVLSILLVMFRSIVNFMVLADEQKPKLLARFILILLVGAFDVICAVILIQSQSMMAFRVGGALESLQSQYFMLNLCFSMLTFDLQAQLCLCVLLLTSLHGITLAHSIILATGVLWACLKVTIGIIAVIREWGSGSSYALEAAVITGSCISLAIKSVLFWALFHVYHSFGQGLRERMFSSYGRIDS, translated from the exons ATGGACCCGGAAGCGGGGCGCGGCCGGTCCAGCCATGTAGCGTCCGCCCCGGGGGAGCCTCCCGCGGCCATGGAGCCGGCCGAGAGCAG GGATAGTGCAGACCTCCCGCTGCCAAATTTAACACCTAGGCATCAAGAACTGATTCCCACCCCCTGCGGCCCT ATAAAGCCTTGGTCAGAATTGTCCTTCCCGGTCAAGATCTACTTCTGTGTGACTATCCTGTCTTTGTTGAGTGTAATAGGACTAACCATAGAGACCCTTGTTCGACAGAGAGATGAAGATTTCACCATTTCTCTTATACAGTTAATTGGAGTTG TGTTTTGTGTGTACTACGTGACCAGAGGGATCCTGCAGGAGAATCGCCAGGAGCTCATTGTCTTCGTTCTCTCCATCTTGCTGGTGATGTTTCGATCCATTGTAAACTTCATGGTTCTCGCTGATGAACAAAAGCCAAAGCTCCTG GCCCGCTTCATTCTGATCCTTTTGGTTGGAGCCTTTGATGTCATCTGTGCCGTCATCCTCATTCAGAGTCAAAGTATGATGGCCTTCCGGGTGGGTGGAGCTCTGGAAAGTCTCCAGTCACAGTATTTTATGTTGAACCTTTGCTTTTCGATGTTGACCTTTGATCTTCAGGCACAG CTCTGCTTGTGTGTTCTGCTGCTGACAAGTCTGCATGGAATTACCCTCGCACATAGCATCATCCTAGCAACTGGGGTCCTCTGGGCTTGCCTGAAAGTAACCATTGGCATCATTGCA GTGATTAGAGAGTGGGGCTCGGGCAGTTCCTACGCGCTGGAAGCCGCTGTTATCACTGGCTCTTGCATCTCTCTGGCAATAAAATCTGTCCTATTTTGGGCATTGTTCCATGTCTACCACAGctttgggcaggggctgagaGAAAGAA TGTTTTCTTCCTATGGAAGGATTGATTCCTGA
- the LOC102570460 gene encoding uncharacterized protein LOC102570460 isoform X3, translating into MDPEAGRGRSSHVASAPGEPPAAMEPAESRDSADLPLPNLTPRHQELIPTPCGPIKPWSELSFPVKIYFCVTILSLLSVIGLTIETLVRQRDEDFTISLIQLIGVVFCVYYVTRGILQENRQELIVFVLSILLVMFRSIVNFMVLADEQKPKLLARFILILLVGAFDVICAVILIQSQSMMAFRVGGALESLQSQYFMLNLCFSMLTFDLQAQILKELKPLVWIFLSQNLPEVAYLIYLLYTVIREWGSGSSYALEAAVITGSCISLAIKSVLFWALFHVYHSFGQGLRERMFSSYGRIDS; encoded by the exons ATGGACCCGGAAGCGGGGCGCGGCCGGTCCAGCCATGTAGCGTCCGCCCCGGGGGAGCCTCCCGCGGCCATGGAGCCGGCCGAGAGCAG GGATAGTGCAGACCTCCCGCTGCCAAATTTAACACCTAGGCATCAAGAACTGATTCCCACCCCCTGCGGCCCT ATAAAGCCTTGGTCAGAATTGTCCTTCCCGGTCAAGATCTACTTCTGTGTGACTATCCTGTCTTTGTTGAGTGTAATAGGACTAACCATAGAGACCCTTGTTCGACAGAGAGATGAAGATTTCACCATTTCTCTTATACAGTTAATTGGAGTTG TGTTTTGTGTGTACTACGTGACCAGAGGGATCCTGCAGGAGAATCGCCAGGAGCTCATTGTCTTCGTTCTCTCCATCTTGCTGGTGATGTTTCGATCCATTGTAAACTTCATGGTTCTCGCTGATGAACAAAAGCCAAAGCTCCTG GCCCGCTTCATTCTGATCCTTTTGGTTGGAGCCTTTGATGTCATCTGTGCCGTCATCCTCATTCAGAGTCAAAGTATGATGGCCTTCCGGGTGGGTGGAGCTCTGGAAAGTCTCCAGTCACAGTATTTTATGTTGAACCTTTGCTTTTCGATGTTGACCTTTGATCTTCAGGCACAG ATCTTAAAAGAGTTAAAACCTTTGGTCTGGATTTTTCTGAGTCAGAACTTACCGGAAGTGGCTTATCTCATCTACCTGCTCTATACG GTGATTAGAGAGTGGGGCTCGGGCAGTTCCTACGCGCTGGAAGCCGCTGTTATCACTGGCTCTTGCATCTCTCTGGCAATAAAATCTGTCCTATTTTGGGCATTGTTCCATGTCTACCACAGctttgggcaggggctgagaGAAAGAA TGTTTTCTTCCTATGGAAGGATTGATTCCTGA